Proteins from a genomic interval of Blastocatellia bacterium:
- a CDS encoding FG-GAP-like repeat-containing protein, with the protein MKTGRLLLAAALISSILLAASFTALTNNQTDAKTANREEAYRANNIGVALLEQYKYPDAVKEFRRALGLEPKLAMAQINLAIALFYAGEYDAAQREAKAAETVAPAAPQVYYTLGMIAKVQNRPPDAMAAFKRVLDIDPRDPGANINVGQLYKQQRDFPNAITAFRHAIETESYNTTALYGLGLTLMQSGQREEGTRVMAEFKKVSDAHYGTDIGKEYLEHGRYAEAIASTGAEPELVSTATPEVTFADATASVISGTPPQAPDGVPAGKVIGRAINGAEWNNKAKRDLAASFGGGVTLFDYDGDGDLDLFVTNAASQKLYRNDGGKFVDVTETASLSKTPANTVGIAAVAGDYDNDGKPDLLVLRYGGLTLYHNDGNGKFSDATAAAGIPNYPYLALSVAFVDVDHDTDLDIFIAGCADLTKAPAGAAGRQLSFPDDFAAAPNLLLRNNGDGKFIDYTAAAKLSGGTAHAVAVVPTDYDNHRDVDLLVVNAGDQPALYSNQRDGTFRNVAAEVGLTVKGAFTCAAAGDVNKDGYTDFFFGRADGAGTLAVSDGRGRFTTAAASAGTEAVTAAQFLDYDNDGLLDLVIATSNGVRVLRNLGNKWENTSERAISKDLFGAGTLIRAFAAGDIDGDDDTDLIAISAAGEVKAARNDGGNKNASLSVRLVGLNDKGKIRLPVGAKVEARAGSLYQKLENYSASPAPAPASIILGLGKRAAFDAVRVLWPSGTLQSETGIPLPNAKPNDKQLPLVGRFTITESDRKPSSCPFLYAWNGERFEFITDFMGGGEMGYWEAPGQRNTPDPDEYVRIRDDQLKARDGRFELRVTNELEEVLYVDRLQLIAVAHPADTEIYPNEGMTEPPRPFKLWTTRNAHPPITAIDDRGRDVRDRLAKRDRRFVDDFALHRIRGYAEPHMLTMNLGATARGRTVLLLTGWTDYAFSSDNVAASQSGLAAQLPALQVKDSRGRWQTVIEDIGIPVGRPQTVTVDLTGKFLSASREVRIVTNMRIYWDQVLVDTSAGDAAMQMTRLDPLVADLHWRGFSAETTPDGREPFGYDYARVSSQSPWKTMPGRYTREGDVRELLMKTDDLFVVSRPGDEIILSFDATRLPPLPAGWKRTYLLYADGFSKEMDIHSASPDAVAPLPFHGMKQYPYSAPESYPLSAARRRLIERYNTRIIAAPLPRIESTFAEPVIAPNLSSGNPRR; encoded by the coding sequence ATGAAGACCGGACGTTTGTTGCTCGCCGCCGCACTCATCAGCAGTATTCTGCTTGCCGCCAGCTTCACCGCTTTAACCAATAACCAGACGGATGCGAAAACAGCGAATCGCGAAGAGGCGTATCGCGCCAACAACATCGGCGTCGCCCTGCTTGAGCAGTACAAGTACCCGGATGCGGTCAAAGAATTTCGCCGCGCCCTCGGCCTTGAGCCAAAGCTCGCCATGGCACAGATCAATCTGGCCATCGCGCTCTTCTACGCCGGCGAATATGACGCCGCGCAGCGCGAAGCGAAGGCCGCTGAAACGGTTGCGCCTGCGGCGCCGCAGGTCTATTACACTCTTGGCATGATTGCCAAGGTGCAGAATCGCCCACCCGACGCGATGGCGGCTTTCAAGCGCGTTCTCGACATTGACCCGCGCGACCCCGGAGCGAATATTAACGTCGGCCAGCTCTACAAACAGCAGCGCGACTTCCCGAACGCCATCACCGCTTTCCGCCACGCGATTGAAACCGAGTCATATAACACCACGGCGCTGTACGGCCTCGGCCTCACCCTGATGCAGTCGGGCCAGCGCGAAGAGGGCACGCGCGTGATGGCGGAGTTCAAGAAGGTAAGCGATGCCCACTACGGCACGGATATCGGCAAAGAGTACCTGGAGCATGGGCGCTACGCCGAAGCGATTGCCTCGACCGGCGCCGAGCCCGAGCTGGTTTCAACGGCGACGCCCGAAGTCACCTTCGCGGACGCGACTGCGAGCGTGATCTCCGGCACACCACCGCAAGCCCCGGACGGTGTGCCCGCCGGCAAGGTCATCGGACGCGCGATCAATGGTGCGGAGTGGAACAACAAGGCGAAGCGCGATCTGGCCGCTTCATTTGGCGGCGGCGTGACGCTGTTTGATTATGATGGCGATGGCGACCTTGATCTGTTTGTCACCAACGCCGCGTCACAGAAGCTCTACCGCAACGACGGCGGCAAATTCGTTGACGTGACCGAGACGGCGAGCCTGTCGAAGACGCCGGCGAATACCGTCGGCATCGCCGCGGTCGCCGGCGACTACGATAATGACGGCAAGCCCGATCTGCTCGTGCTGCGCTACGGCGGATTGACGCTTTATCACAACGATGGCAACGGCAAGTTCTCTGACGCGACCGCCGCCGCGGGCATTCCCAATTATCCTTACCTGGCGCTCTCGGTCGCGTTCGTAGATGTCGATCACGACACCGACCTCGACATCTTCATCGCCGGCTGTGCCGACCTGACGAAGGCCCCGGCGGGTGCTGCCGGTCGTCAGCTAAGCTTTCCCGACGACTTCGCCGCCGCGCCGAATCTGCTGCTCAGGAACAATGGCGATGGCAAGTTCATCGACTACACGGCGGCGGCAAAACTGAGTGGCGGCACGGCGCACGCGGTCGCCGTCGTGCCGACCGATTACGACAACCACCGTGACGTTGATCTGCTGGTCGTCAACGCCGGCGATCAACCGGCGCTTTACAGCAACCAGCGCGACGGCACGTTCCGCAACGTCGCCGCGGAAGTCGGGCTGACCGTCAAAGGCGCATTCACCTGCGCGGCGGCGGGCGACGTCAACAAAGACGGCTACACCGATTTCTTCTTTGGCCGTGCCGACGGCGCGGGCACACTGGCTGTGAGCGATGGGCGTGGCCGCTTCACGACCGCCGCGGCGTCTGCCGGAACCGAGGCCGTGACCGCCGCACAGTTTCTTGATTACGACAATGACGGTTTGCTCGATCTGGTAATCGCGACCAGCAATGGTGTGCGCGTGCTGCGTAATCTCGGCAACAAATGGGAGAACACCAGCGAGCGCGCCATCAGCAAAGATCTCTTCGGCGCGGGAACCCTGATTCGCGCCTTTGCGGCAGGTGACATTGATGGCGATGACGACACAGACTTGATCGCCATCTCGGCGGCGGGCGAAGTCAAGGCGGCGCGCAACGACGGCGGCAATAAGAACGCTTCGCTGAGTGTGCGGCTTGTGGGTTTAAACGACAAGGGCAAGATACGCTTGCCCGTAGGCGCCAAGGTCGAGGCGCGCGCCGGTAGCCTTTACCAGAAGCTCGAAAATTATTCGGCCAGTCCGGCGCCCGCGCCTGCCAGCATCATCCTGGGTCTCGGCAAGCGCGCGGCATTTGACGCCGTGCGCGTCCTCTGGCCTTCGGGCACCTTGCAGTCCGAAACCGGCATCCCTCTCCCCAATGCCAAACCTAACGACAAACAATTACCGCTTGTCGGACGGTTCACCATCACAGAGAGTGACCGCAAGCCATCGTCCTGCCCTTTCCTGTACGCATGGAACGGCGAGCGCTTCGAGTTCATCACCGATTTCATGGGCGGCGGCGAGATGGGTTACTGGGAAGCGCCGGGCCAGCGCAACACGCCCGACCCGGATGAATATGTCCGCATCCGCGATGACCAATTGAAGGCGCGTGACGGGCGCTTTGAGCTGCGCGTCACCAACGAGCTTGAAGAAGTACTCTACGTTGATCGCCTGCAACTGATCGCCGTCGCGCATCCGGCAGACACGGAAATCTATCCCAACGAAGGCATGACCGAGCCGCCGCGGCCATTCAAGCTCTGGACGACGCGCAACGCGCATCCGCCGATCACCGCCATAGATGATCGCGGTCGGGACGTGCGCGACCGGCTGGCGAAACGAGATCGCCGCTTCGTTGATGACTTCGCGCTGCACCGCATTCGCGGCTATGCCGAGCCGCACATGCTGACGATGAACCTCGGCGCGACGGCGCGGGGGCGCACCGTGTTGCTGCTCACGGGCTGGACCGATTACGCCTTTTCGAGCGACAACGTCGCCGCTTCGCAATCGGGATTGGCGGCACAGTTGCCGGCGCTGCAAGTCAAAGATTCGCGGGGCCGCTGGCAGACCGTCATCGAAGACATCGGCATTCCCGTGGGCCGCCCGCAGACCGTGACGGTTGATCTGACCGGCAAGTTCCTGTCCGCGAGCCGCGAGGTGCGCATCGTGACCAACATGCGCATCTACTGGGATCAGGTTCTGGTTGACACATCGGCGGGTGATGCGGCAATGCAGATGACCCGGCTTGACCCGCTCGTGGCCGACCTGCACTGGCGCGGGTTTTCAGCCGAGACGACGCCCGACGGGCGCGAGCCGTTCGGCTATGATTACGCACGCGTCTCGTCGCAGTCGCCGTGGAAGACGATGCCCGGTCGCTACACGCGCGAAGGCGACGTGCGCGAGCTGCTTATGAAAACCGACGATCTGTTCGTCGTCTCGCGGCCCGGCGACGAGATCATCTTATCCTTCGACGCGACGCGGCTGCCGCCTTTGCCGGCGGGCTGGAAGCGGACTTACTTGCTCTATGCCGACGGCTTCAGCAAGGAGATGGACATTCATTCGGCGAGCCCCGATGCGGTCGCGCCGTTGCCGTTTCACGGCATGAAGCAGTACCCGTACAGCGCACCGGAGAGCTATCCGCTGAGCGCCGCGCGCCGCCGTTTGATTGAGCGCTACAACACGCGCATCATCGCCGCGCCGCTGCCGCGCATCGAAAGCACGTTTGCCGAGCCGGTCATTGCGCCGAATCTATCAAGCGGCAATCCTCGCCGCTGA
- a CDS encoding nitrilase-related carbon-nitrogen hydrolase — protein MQHIRYSVAACQTDMPNPIERREMRRSTDRMLAMIDAAVAGAAPFLPLRLAVFPEFAHAAPVFPTVEELRQKLAVEIPNEHTERLEQKAREHDIYIQSGSMIELDPKWPNVVFNTTCLIGPQGVLYKYRKVNTWIPYEVHASPHDLEGYDEPLFPVADTPLGRIGCAICYDWLFPEAMRQLAANGAEVMIRVSAYMDPWGATEPMDWWTVVNRCRALENTAYVVAANQGAQLKFYPPYSWPGGSMVVDFDGRILAQASPGPGERIVVAPIDISALRHERAARRGHHMLAHLRTEAYPVYSRHQYPPPMAGGDGELSYERNNELIDEAKRRVAESGEG, from the coding sequence ATGCAGCACATTCGTTATTCCGTCGCGGCATGTCAGACAGACATGCCGAATCCCATAGAGCGCCGCGAGATGCGCCGCTCGACCGACCGCATGCTGGCCATGATTGACGCGGCGGTCGCCGGCGCCGCGCCCTTCCTGCCGCTGCGGCTGGCGGTCTTTCCCGAATTCGCTCACGCCGCGCCGGTCTTTCCCACGGTCGAGGAGTTGCGGCAAAAGCTCGCCGTCGAAATCCCCAACGAGCATACCGAGCGCCTGGAGCAGAAAGCCCGCGAGCATGACATCTACATTCAAAGCGGCTCGATGATCGAACTCGACCCGAAGTGGCCGAATGTGGTCTTCAATACAACTTGCCTGATCGGGCCGCAGGGCGTGCTGTACAAGTACCGCAAGGTGAACACATGGATTCCTTACGAAGTTCACGCCAGCCCGCACGACCTTGAGGGCTACGACGAGCCCTTGTTTCCGGTTGCCGACACGCCGCTCGGTCGCATCGGCTGCGCCATCTGTTACGACTGGCTCTTTCCCGAAGCCATGCGGCAACTCGCGGCCAACGGCGCGGAGGTGATGATTCGGGTGTCGGCTTACATGGACCCGTGGGGCGCGACCGAGCCGATGGATTGGTGGACGGTGGTGAACCGTTGTCGCGCGCTTGAGAACACCGCTTATGTTGTCGCCGCCAATCAAGGCGCGCAGTTGAAATTCTATCCGCCCTACTCCTGGCCGGGCGGCAGCATGGTGGTTGATTTTGACGGGCGCATTCTGGCGCAGGCGTCGCCGGGGCCGGGCGAGCGCATCGTTGTCGCGCCCATAGACATTTCGGCATTAAGACATGAGCGGGCGGCGCGGCGCGGCCATCATATGCTGGCGCACCTGCGCACGGAAGCCTACCCGGTCTACAGCCGCCATCAGTACCCGCCACCGATGGCGGGCGGTGACGGCGAGCTTTCCTATGAGCGCAACAACGAATTGATTGACGAAGCCAAGCGCCGCGTCGCTGAATCAGGCGAAGGCTAG
- a CDS encoding DinB family protein yields the protein MEFQLEEAIAILRRTPETLSVLLKDLPEAWLTANEGGDSWSPYDVVGHLIHGEETDWVPRARIILERGEAQAFTPFDRFAQFEKSRGRSLGELLEEFAGLRWQNLTALAELRLRPEQMRLRGTHPELGSVTLGELLATWVAHDLSHVAQVLRVMCRQYGEAVGPWKQYLPLVNGDRG from the coding sequence ATGGAATTTCAGCTTGAAGAAGCCATCGCGATTCTGCGCCGTACGCCGGAGACGTTGAGTGTGCTGCTCAAAGACTTACCCGAAGCCTGGTTGACCGCGAATGAGGGCGGCGATTCATGGAGCCCTTACGACGTCGTCGGCCATTTGATTCACGGCGAAGAGACCGACTGGGTGCCGCGGGCTCGAATCATTCTTGAGCGCGGCGAGGCGCAAGCGTTCACACCTTTTGACCGCTTCGCGCAGTTTGAAAAATCGCGCGGCAGATCGCTCGGAGAATTGCTGGAAGAATTTGCCGGCCTGCGCTGGCAGAATCTCACGGCGCTTGCCGAATTGCGCCTGCGGCCTGAGCAGATGCGCTTGCGCGGCACGCATCCCGAGCTGGGCAGCGTCACGCTCGGCGAGTTGCTGGCGACCTGGGTGGCGCATGACCTCAGTCACGTCGCGCAAGTTCTCCGCGTGATGTGCCGGCAATATGGCGAAGCCGTCGGCCCGTGGAAACAATACCTGCCGCTGGTGAATGGCGACCGGGGCTAG
- a CDS encoding CARDB domain-containing protein, whose amino-acid sequence MSGRAKVWGIFLVLMLLLPGAPVALAKKKKLPDLIVAHFSSDTTVVVGTPLRNVSTEILNQGKKPAGAFRLHYYLSLDPTITPQDFDTGATCEIAGLARDEAGGCTTSIDLPASLVPGTYYLGVIVDDQEAVGEADESNNLGVFGPITVHPKDVGPPPAPGTIHIDGDPSDWAEIAPILSDAGGDGPFDSSGRYIAGSDFLRIWATNDNAYVYFLMEFAGAPYTGGIQLFFDTDVNPSTGCTGMEAVIFTSPAEPGGHLALGDYRNCVATDDYPGAILSAVQERDGHSFLEGRVLMDDLFRQTPGRRDFRIFARADFAGTSDTVWPPTVYSLTEHYPGGANLRITFDTPEVQPDFTQPCGGRLPAWRYGMTLTEVGGVGLHITSYKTVLYDSNGGYLITLAANSAADFARLFVACGENGDYIPANGKACSQSLCLNATNASGGQIDMTFDGFDDKGNPVRFTSGKLILRSR is encoded by the coding sequence ATGAGCGGTCGAGCAAAGGTTTGGGGAATTTTTCTGGTCTTGATGCTACTCCTGCCAGGCGCACCCGTCGCCCTGGCGAAAAAGAAGAAGCTGCCGGATTTGATCGTCGCCCACTTCAGCAGTGACACAACCGTCGTCGTCGGCACGCCTTTGCGAAACGTCTCGACGGAAATTCTCAATCAGGGCAAAAAACCGGCGGGCGCGTTTCGCCTTCATTACTATCTGTCGCTTGATCCCACGATCACGCCGCAAGACTTCGATACCGGCGCAACCTGCGAGATCGCTGGCCTGGCGCGAGACGAAGCCGGTGGCTGCACGACGAGCATTGATCTGCCGGCGTCGCTTGTGCCGGGAACCTATTACCTGGGCGTTATTGTTGACGATCAGGAAGCTGTGGGCGAAGCGGACGAGAGCAATAACCTCGGCGTCTTCGGGCCGATTACGGTTCATCCCAAAGACGTCGGACCGCCGCCCGCCCCCGGCACCATCCACATAGACGGCGACCCGAGTGATTGGGCAGAGATCGCGCCGATCCTCAGTGACGCCGGCGGTGACGGGCCGTTCGATTCGTCCGGGCGCTACATCGCGGGGAGTGATTTTCTGCGCATCTGGGCGACGAACGACAACGCCTACGTTTACTTCTTGATGGAATTTGCCGGCGCGCCTTACACGGGCGGCATCCAGCTCTTTTTCGACACCGATGTTAATCCTTCGACCGGCTGCACGGGAATGGAAGCGGTGATCTTCACGTCGCCGGCTGAGCCCGGCGGCCACCTGGCGCTCGGCGACTACCGCAACTGTGTGGCAACGGACGATTACCCCGGCGCCATCTTGTCTGCCGTGCAGGAACGCGACGGCCACAGCTTTCTCGAAGGCCGCGTGCTTATGGATGATCTGTTCAGGCAGACGCCGGGGCGCAGGGACTTTCGCATCTTTGCCAGAGCCGATTTCGCAGGAACCAGCGATACGGTCTGGCCGCCGACAGTCTACTCGTTGACGGAACATTATCCGGGCGGCGCCAATCTGCGCATCACTTTCGACACGCCCGAAGTGCAGCCGGATTTCACTCAGCCGTGCGGCGGGCGTTTGCCCGCCTGGCGTTACGGGATGACGCTCACCGAAGTCGGCGGCGTCGGCCTTCACATCACCAGCTACAAAACGGTGCTGTACGACAGCAACGGCGGTTATCTGATCACGCTCGCGGCCAACTCGGCGGCAGACTTCGCCCGGCTGTTTGTCGCTTGCGGAGAGAATGGCGATTACATCCCTGCCAACGGCAAAGCGTGCAGCCAGTCGCTCTGCCTTAACGCGACCAATGCCAGCGGCGGCCAGATCGATATGACCTTCGACGGCTTTGACGATAAGGGCAACCCCGTGCGATTCACGAGCGGCAAGCTCATTCTGAGATCGCGATAA
- a CDS encoding LuxR C-terminal-related transcriptional regulator, with translation MSAQILATKLYIPPPRPKAVLRPRLIERLNEGLHHKLTLISTPAGFGKTTLLSEWVAGCKPPVGWLSLDEGDNDPAQFLAYLAAALQAVAANIEKAVAGMLQSPQPPPTEAILTALLNEISAIPDGFVLILDDYHVIDAEAIDRALAFLVEHLPPQMHVVIATREDPQLPLARLRARGQLTELRVADLRFTPSEAAEFLNQTMGLKLSAEDVAALEARTEGWIAGLQLAAISLQGHKDAAGFIKSFTGSHHFVLDYLVEEVLQQQAESVQTFLLRTSILDRLCGPLCDAVLLERSGSGQQTLATLERANLFIIPLDNERRWYRYHHLFADLLRQRLHQSIASSPEDAERRINELHIRASRWFEENGLAIEAFHHAAAADDVERAQQLIAGDRIPQHLRGAVAAILDWLKSLPKTVLDARPWLWWRYASLLLVNGQTAGVEEKLQAAEDALRGREAQEEDRNLVGLIAAARAVLALTRYKVDTMLAQSRRALEYLNPDMVISRATAYWTMGYAYLFSRDWAAARRALTEAISLSQASEDIFTAIIATVGLGNVEEAENQLGLAAATYRRVLQMAGDQPLQIIHEAHLGLARILYEWNDLDAAEQHGRQGLHFARQYDRVIDRFILCEVFLARLQLARKDVAGAAAILAQASQSVRQPNFAHRAAEVAAAQVLTFLHQGNLVAAERLAETHQLPISQARVHLARGNAAAALAVLERLRQQAEARGWEDERLKVMVLQSVAYDVQGEQDKALQLLGDALALAEPGGFVRLFIDEGAPMAHLLAAAARGVMPEYVGKLLAVFETEKRKSEDQSSLPPASPAQLGSEPLSRRELEVLRLIAQGLSNQEIGERLFLALITVKGHNQRIFSKLEVRNRTEAVARARELGLL, from the coding sequence ATGTCTGCACAGATTTTGGCTACGAAACTTTATATCCCCCCGCCTCGGCCTAAAGCCGTCTTGCGCCCCCGTCTGATCGAGCGTCTGAACGAGGGCCTGCACCATAAGCTGACCCTCATATCTACCCCCGCCGGCTTTGGCAAGACCACGCTGCTCAGCGAATGGGTCGCCGGTTGCAAGCCGCCGGTGGGCTGGTTGTCACTGGATGAAGGGGATAACGATCCCGCACAGTTTCTAGCTTACCTCGCCGCCGCCTTGCAGGCGGTCGCGGCGAATATCGAGAAGGCGGTTGCGGGGATGCTGCAATCGCCGCAACCGCCGCCGACCGAAGCGATCTTAACCGCCTTGCTGAATGAGATCAGCGCCATCCCCGATGGTTTCGTCCTCATCCTTGACGACTACCACGTTATTGACGCCGAAGCGATTGATCGTGCCCTCGCCTTTCTCGTCGAACACCTGCCGCCGCAGATGCATGTGGTCATCGCCACCCGTGAGGACCCACAGCTCCCGCTGGCCCGTTTACGCGCCCGCGGCCAGTTGACCGAACTGCGCGTCGCCGACTTGCGGTTTACCCCCTCGGAAGCGGCTGAGTTTCTCAATCAGACCATGGGCCTCAAGCTCTCTGCGGAAGACGTTGCCGCTTTGGAAGCCCGCACCGAAGGCTGGATCGCCGGGCTGCAACTGGCCGCCATTTCATTGCAGGGGCATAAAGACGCCGCCGGCTTCATCAAGTCGTTCACCGGCAGCCACCATTTCGTGCTCGACTATTTGGTTGAAGAGGTCCTACAGCAGCAGGCAGAAAGCGTCCAGACCTTCCTGCTGCGCACGTCTATCCTTGACCGGCTGTGCGGTCCCCTATGTGATGCCGTTCTGCTTGAACGATCTGGCTCGGGCCAGCAAACCCTCGCCACGCTTGAGCGCGCCAACCTGTTCATCATCCCCCTGGACAACGAGCGGCGCTGGTATCGCTATCACCACCTCTTCGCCGACTTGCTGCGGCAGAGGCTGCACCAGAGCATCGCCTCATCACCAGAGGATGCGGAGCGCCGCATCAACGAGCTGCACATCCGTGCCAGTCGGTGGTTTGAAGAGAATGGCCTGGCGATTGAAGCCTTCCACCATGCTGCCGCCGCTGATGATGTCGAGCGCGCCCAGCAACTCATCGCAGGAGACCGGATACCCCAGCACCTGCGCGGCGCGGTGGCCGCTATCTTAGACTGGCTAAAATCACTGCCAAAGACCGTCCTCGACGCCAGACCCTGGTTGTGGTGGAGGTATGCCTCATTGTTGTTGGTCAATGGCCAGACCGCAGGCGTGGAAGAGAAACTCCAAGCGGCTGAAGACGCCTTGCGAGGCCGCGAGGCGCAAGAGGAAGATCGAAACCTTGTCGGACTGATTGCCGCTGCCAGGGCGGTGCTGGCTCTCACTCGTTACAAGGTAGACACCATGCTTGCCCAGTCGCGCCGCGCCCTGGAGTACCTGAACCCCGACATGGTTATTTCCCGCGCTACCGCTTATTGGACGATGGGGTATGCCTACCTCTTCTCGCGAGACTGGGCCGCCGCCCGCCGTGCCTTGACTGAAGCCATATCGCTCAGCCAGGCAAGCGAGGATATCTTCACCGCCATCATCGCGACCGTTGGCCTGGGCAATGTCGAGGAAGCAGAAAACCAGCTCGGTCTGGCGGCCGCCACCTACCGGCGTGTGCTGCAAATGGCAGGTGATCAGCCGCTGCAAATTATCCACGAAGCGCATCTTGGCCTGGCCCGTATCCTTTACGAATGGAATGATCTCGATGCCGCCGAACAACACGGGCGGCAGGGCCTCCACTTCGCGCGGCAGTATGACCGGGTGATTGATCGATTTATTCTCTGTGAAGTCTTTCTCGCGCGTCTGCAACTCGCCCGCAAAGACGTGGCCGGCGCGGCGGCCATTCTCGCTCAAGCCAGTCAGTCCGTGCGCCAGCCTAACTTCGCGCATCGGGCGGCTGAAGTGGCTGCTGCACAGGTGCTTACTTTCCTTCATCAGGGCAATCTGGTGGCCGCCGAGCGGCTGGCCGAGACGCACCAGCTCCCCATCAGCCAGGCGCGGGTCCACCTGGCCAGGGGAAACGCGGCGGCAGCCCTGGCGGTGCTGGAGCGACTGCGCCAACAGGCGGAGGCCAGGGGCTGGGAGGATGAACGGCTCAAGGTGATGGTCCTCCAATCGGTGGCTTACGATGTGCAGGGCGAACAAGACAAGGCGCTACAACTGCTGGGAGACGCCCTGGCGCTGGCAGAGCCCGGAGGCTTCGTCCGCCTCTTTATCGACGAAGGTGCGCCAATGGCTCACCTGTTGGCGGCGGCGGCTCGTGGCGTGATGCCAGAGTATGTCGGTAAGCTGCTGGCGGTATTTGAAACCGAGAAGCGGAAAAGCGAGGACCAATCTTCACTGCCCCCGGCCTCACCTGCCCAGCTCGGCAGCGAGCCATTGAGCCGACGCGAGTTAGAAGTGCTACGCCTCATTGCCCAGGGACTCTCCAATCAAGAGATCGGCGAGCGGCTCTTCCTCGCCCTGATAACGGTCAAAGGGCACAATCAGAGAATCTTCTCGAAGCTAGAGGTAAGAAACCGCACGGAAGCCGTCGCGCGGGCTCGCGAGCTGGGGCTGTTATAG
- a CDS encoding MarR family transcriptional regulator, translating into MSENNHRVHTALLGLFKPIRKDVERRLGSAGPGMTMLQCGILRHLEHGSLTSNELARRMMITPPSLVAVVDALERDGYLQRKPDPRDRRRTPLHITPQGEALLKKVPLCAETDALSVALGHLGERKAEQLARLLEELAAKIADASRQ; encoded by the coding sequence ATGAGCGAAAACAATCATCGCGTCCACACGGCTTTATTGGGCCTCTTCAAACCCATCCGCAAGGATGTCGAACGGCGCCTCGGCTCTGCCGGCCCGGGTATGACGATGCTGCAATGCGGCATACTCCGTCATCTGGAACACGGCAGCCTGACCAGCAACGAGCTGGCCCGGCGGATGATGATCACGCCGCCGTCACTCGTCGCCGTCGTTGACGCCCTGGAGCGTGATGGCTATCTGCAACGCAAGCCGGACCCGCGCGACAGGCGGCGCACGCCACTGCATATTACTCCGCAAGGCGAAGCGCTCTTAAAGAAGGTGCCGCTTTGCGCCGAAACCGACGCCCTTTCGGTGGCGCTTGGTCACCTCGGGGAACGCAAGGCAGAGCAACTCGCCAGGCTGTTAGAGGAATTGGCCGCAAAAATCGCAGACGCTAGCCGTCAATAG
- a CDS encoding lytic transglycosylase domain-containing protein: MCKNKALVMILFIVSIAASAQAQTAAASGSGSPSSQSQGQVADATKPLKADSTGTAAEQYQSSLKTLAASYDEGLKRLADQNAKIKELFDKGLVSRRDVEQSDNSLAEARAKVENVQKEMAAAKAQALKASAEVAMISQQNSGLAWSTGNQQIDALIRYNGERYGIDPYLIYCVIHQESGFRLTAVSGKGAQGLMQLMPATAARYGVANAYDPAQSIKGGTRYLRDLLDMFDGKVDLTLAAYNAGEGAVMKYGNRIPPYQETRDYVRNIIARYNSSGLRQSASKAAL; this comes from the coding sequence ATGTGTAAGAATAAAGCGCTGGTCATGATTCTGTTTATCGTTTCCATAGCGGCATCGGCTCAAGCACAAACCGCCGCTGCGAGCGGGTCAGGCAGCCCATCCAGTCAGTCGCAAGGCCAGGTCGCCGACGCGACCAAGCCGCTCAAAGCAGACTCCACCGGAACCGCTGCCGAGCAATACCAGTCCAGCCTGAAAACGCTCGCCGCCTCGTATGACGAAGGCCTGAAGCGTTTGGCCGACCAGAACGCGAAGATCAAAGAACTGTTCGACAAAGGATTGGTGTCGCGCCGCGACGTCGAACAGAGTGACAATTCCTTGGCCGAGGCGCGTGCGAAAGTCGAGAATGTCCAGAAAGAAATGGCGGCGGCGAAGGCCCAGGCCCTGAAAGCTTCCGCAGAGGTCGCGATGATAAGCCAGCAAAACAGCGGCCTGGCGTGGAGTACAGGAAACCAGCAAATAGATGCACTGATTCGTTATAACGGCGAGCGTTACGGCATTGATCCGTACTTGATTTATTGTGTCATCCATCAGGAATCAGGCTTCCGCCTGACGGCGGTCAGCGGCAAGGGCGCTCAGGGCCTGATGCAACTGATGCCGGCGACGGCCGCTCGCTACGGCGTGGCCAACGCCTATGATCCGGCCCAAAGTATAAAGGGGGGCACCCGCTACTTGAGGGATTTGCTGGACATGTTTGATGGGAAGGTCGATTTGACTCTGGCCGCCTATAATGCCGGCGAAGGGGCGGTAATGAAGTATGGCAACCGCATACCGCCCTACCAGGAAACGAGGGATTATGTCCGCAACATCATCGCTCGATATAACAGCAGCGGGCTGCGCCAGTCGGCATCGAAAGCCGCACTCTAG